GGTGTTCGTCGGCGAACAGGTCGAGCTTGATGGCGCTATGTGGTTTCATCGGCAGGAGAAGAATGGGTTTCAGGATAGCGCAATTTTACCAAGTCTATCAAGAGTGGGCGAGTCGAGGTTTTTCGAGGCGCCCACTTATTAATCTATTTTTTTAGCCGCTAAAGCGGGTCTGGTTTCCCTTCGCGTACGTTTCCGTACCGGAGGACTTCAAACCCCAACACCAGTTTCACGCTTGCTTGAATCTATTCATATCGATTCACGATAGGTCCGGCGCACTAGCGTGCTATTTTTTCCGTTTTGTGAAGCATCCCCAGCCTGCTGAAAACACAATAATTTCAATAAAAGTTTTTTGACAAACAAATCTTTATATAGTATCAATAATGATACTATAATAGAAAGGTAGTCTTATGACACAGACAGAAAAGCTATTAGAATCTATTAAGGCGAATCCTAAAAATGTCAGGTTTTCTGATCTGGTAAAAATATGCAACCAGTATTTTGGAAAACCAAGGCAGCAAGGAACAAGCCATATAATCTATAAAATTCCGTGGAAAGGCGATCCACGAATAAATATTCAAAAAGACAAGGACGGCAAAGCAAAGCCCTACCAAGTTATGCAGGTAATTGCAGCTATCAACAAATTAAAGGGGGGAAAAAAATGGTGAACTATGAACATTATACCTACCGCGTTCTTTGGTCAGAAGATGACAAAGAATATGTTGGCCTGTGTGCTGAATTTCCAAGTCTGTCTCATCTTGACAAAAACCATATAGATGCCATGCAAGGTATACTTAATCTTATAAAAGACGTAGTAACTGACATGCAAACCAACGGTGAAACCATACCAGTTCCTCTTTCTGAAAAGCATTTTAGTGGAAAATTTCAAGTCCGAATTCCACCGGAACAACATCGTAATCTTGCAGTGATTGCAAGCGAACAAGGAGTTAGTCTGAATCGTTATATAAGTGCCAAATTATCTGAATAATAAGGGGTGGGTTCAACTTTGAAGTGCAACTTTTATAAGGAAGTTCAGGAAGCGAGCTGCGGTAGTATCGGAGCTTCTTAAACGACCAAGTATAAGGAGCAGTGATGAATCAGTAATGAGCTTGCGCAAAGTCAGCAAAAGCCGTGGATCGTTTCAAGTGTACTAGGGTCTGTTGACATTTCAATACAACTATTTAATAAATAGAGACAAACTTGTAATATTGAGATTCCTATACCACCAATAAAACAAGTTTGCGATGCCCCGATTGATGCTCAGTGATGAGTTCTGGTCGAAGCTAGAGAAGATTCTGCTTCAGGAAGCCATTTATAACAAGCGTAATTTGCGCATGACGATAGAAGGCATGCTGTATCGAATGCGAGTTGGTTGTCCGTGGCGAGACTTGCCGAAGGCTTTTGGATGTTGGAATTCTGTCTACAAAAGATTCAATGCGTGGTCATTGAGTAACAAGTGGAGCAGGCTTTTCAAGGCGCTGATCATTGACCCGGATTGGGAGTGGGGATTTATTGATGGCAGCTACGTTAAAGCACATCAGCATAGTGCGGGAGCGGTTGGTAAGAAGCTGCAGGCCATCGGGAAAAGCCGTGCGGGGAATACCACGAAGATTCATCTGGTGGTTGATAGTTATGGTTTGCCAGTTGAGTTTGAGATCACCGGTGGAGAAGTCAATGATTGTTCTGCAGCACCCGATTTGATTGCCAGGTTACCTGACGCGGAAACGATAGTAGCGGACAAAGGCTATGACAGTGATTGTATACGGGAGCAGATAACAAAGAAGGGAGCTAGGCCTGTAATACCAAGAAAGCGCAATTCATTGAAAGGTAATGCAGACATGGATTGGGGATTATATAAATATCGGCATTTGGTGGAAAACGCTTTTGCGCGATTAAAGCAGTATCGCGCAGTGGCAACACGATATGACAAGCTGAAGAGAAATTACGAAAGTATGGTTGCTATGGCTTGTGGATATCTGTGGCTATCTATGTGAAATGTCAACAGACCCTAGGGGTCGTCTCAGAAAACGGAAAATAAAGCACGTTAATGCGCCGGGAAACTGTGAAGGAGTAAAGGGTGAGAGTCCCCTACAACACAAGTACAAAAGTAGCTTAACTCATGAAATTTTATGCAAGACGAAGCTCTGACATGTGGGGAAACTACATGCCGTGCTTTGAGATACGGCCAAATAATTTTGGCCGTAGATTACCTCTGGCGTAGCAGCGCCAAGGTTGGCGCGGGAAAGTTCAGGCCGTTGCGACCGCTGCTACCGGCTTTAACGTGCTTTATTTTCCGTTTTCTGAGATGCCCCCTGAATGACATACTGGATAACCCGTCCAACAAAATTCTATGAAACTTTGGTGCCGTTTGTTTAAACGCACCCATTGGTGATGCTCGCCAAAGATAGTGCCTCAATAATCTTCTGCCTCTATCAGTGCAGCGCTTGGCTGTCATCGGTTACTCCGGCGATACGGCATAGAACACGGGCATCGAAACTCGTGTGGTCACCCAGTGTCCAGTCGACAAAGCTGGCACCTTCCAGCAAACTCAGAATCTGACGGGAGCACGCCTTTGTATCAGTGCCACGCTGTATCTGCTGACTAGTCAAGCCTTCATCAAGCAATTTTTGCAGCCACTGGAGTTGAAGTTGAAAGAAATATCTAGTCAGTTCCTGCAAACGCTCGGGCAGCACCGCCATTTCTGCGGCCAGTGCACCGCATAGCGGCAACCGCCCTTCTTTCGCGCTTGCCATGAACCACTTGGCAAAAGCCACCAAGCGGTCACCCACGAATGAATGCACTCGTTCTATTTCATCGAAAGCCAGCGCAACCCGCTCGACATAAGCTTGCACGACAGCTACCCCAAGGTCTTCTTTGCTGGGGAAGTGATAGTGAATGCTAGCCTTGCGAATGCCGATGGTTTTTGCCAAATCTGCATAGCTAAAGGCAGAGTAGCCCTTGGAACGCAGCAGCGACTCAGCTGTCTGCATGAGGGATTCTCGTGTGCTAGAAGGCACGGGGTGGCTCATGGTAGTAACTCTACTTCCCGTTCACGACCAGCTTAGGGACCATGCGGATGGCACGGGCGAAATTGGCGAAGTTTGGCGAGGTTCGCATGACTTCCTGATGGATTTTCTCCATTTGCTCGGCGGTGCCATCGGCATCGATATGCACGGTGTACTGAATCTCGTCGTAGCCAGGATTGACCCCATTGTCCAAACCCAGGAAACCGCGCAGGTCGAGCGCGCCCGTCGTGTCGATCTCTAAAGAACGCACCGTAACACCCATGCCGGCCGCGGTGGCCACATAGCCTACAGTCATGCACGCGTTGAGTGCTGCCATCAGCAACTCCTGTGGATTTGGCGCGGAATTTTCGCCCAGCAGTTCGGGAGGCTCATCGGCCACGATGGTGAAGTCACGTGCGTGACTCTGCCCGCGCAAGCCGTAGGACTTCACGGTCGCCACCGAGCGCGTCTGACCATCCCAGCGAGTATGGACTTCAAATTTAGCCTCGGCATTGCTGGGGTTTTGACGGATACCTTCGGCAAACTGTGTGAGAGCAGCTACATTGATGCCATTGAGCGAAGAAGTCATGAGGTACCTTTAAATAGATTAATGGAAGAGAAGCATGCATTTCACTTATGCATGTCAGTATACTACCTACTAGTAGGTAGGTAGTCAAGCGGCTGAATGCTTGATTGTTGGATCTGTCGCATTAAGCAATTCTTGGCAATTTTTCTTCAATGAAATCATTGAGAGATTTGGTCGAAAAACGCTTAAGGAACCTCTGATTAATTCCCCGCAAGTAATATAATTCTGCATCAAACTTTTTCGAGAAGCTATTCATGAAACCTTACCAACAGATGAGTTTTGCTGATGCCGAATACGCCAATAAGGGCAAAGTCACGCGCCGCGAGAAGTTTCTCGATCAACTTGACGGGTTATTGCCTTGGCAGGCTATGATTGATGTTATTGAACCACACTATGCGCCAGGCAATGGGCGTGGCCGCAAACCATTTGCCTTGGAATTGATGCTGCGCGCGCATGTTGCGCAAATTATCTACAACTATTCCGATCCGGGCATGGAAGATGCGCTGTATGAGATTGAATCACTGCGCCGTTTTTGCGGCATTCGTCTGGAAGCCGTGCCGGATGAAAGCACCATTTTGCAATTTCGGCATTTACTGGAAAAACACGGGTTAATGGATCAGATCTTCCAGGTCATCAACCAAACGCTGGGTGAGCGTGGGTTGTTCTTGAAAGCCGGCACCATCGTCGATGCCAGCCTGATTGCCGCGCCGACTTCAACCAAAAATAAGAGCCGGTCGCGTGATCCAGAAATGCATTCCAGCAAAAAGGGCAATCAATGGTTTTTCGGCAGCAAGTTTCATATCGGCGTCGATCATGAAACCGGGTTGGTGCATACGCTCAAAGTAACCTCGGGGCATGTCAGCGACGTTGCCGAAGCCGCCGCCCTGCTGCATGGCGAGGAACAGTTTGTCCATGGCGATGCCGGATATCAGGGGCTGGATAAACGCCCGGAGATGCCGGCAGAAAACCCTCCAGTCTGCGTAATCACGATGCGTCCGGGCAAACTGGCCAGGCTCACGAAAGACGATTCCGGCGCGGCTCAACTACTGCGCGGGGCCGCCCGCGAACTGGCGAAACGCCGCGCCAAAGTCGAACACGTGTTTCGGGATATCAAAATCCGCTTTGGGTATGCTAAAAATCGCTATCGCGGCCTGGCCAAAAATGCGGCCCGTTTGACCTTCCTGACAGCCATTGCCAACGTCATCCGTGGTGATGCTTATGAACGTCGATGTCTTGTTGCGTCTGAAATTTGAAAACAAGCCAGTAAATGAGCTTGTTTCCAGAGAGGAACGGCTGTTTTCATAAAAATCAGCGTCACTATTTGAAGTAGTGGTCAGTTTTTGAGTGACTGCCGTTCAGAATGTTTGTTTTTCAGAGGTTCCTTAATGCGACAGAGCCCCGCTGGACGCTTATAGAGCGAATGGAACGTGCGATTGGAGCTTCCAAGCGTGACGGAAATATGTTTGCCATTCTGTTCATGGATCTCGACGGATTCAAGGTCATCAATGATTCTCTTGGGCACTCAACTGGGGATGAAGTCCTGAAGGCGTTCGCGCTGAGATTGCTGCATTGCGTGCGTGGCCGCGACACGGTCGCCCGGCTGGGAGGTGATGAATTCGTGGCATTGCTCGAAAATATAGCGACTACGGACGATGCAGCAGAAATGGCGGACAGCATACTCAGCCGCATGCGCCAAGGCCTATGGGCCGAAGATCAGCCTCTACAGGTGATGCCGAGTATCGGAATTACACTGTTTCCACAAGACGGGGATACCGTTGAAGAACTGCTGAAGAATGCGGATGCCGCGATGTACGAAGCAAAACGGGGTGGACGTGGCACCTACCGATTTTTTGAGATAAGTATGAATGAAGCGGCCACTCGCACGCTGCAGATTCAGCGTGCCTTGCACGAAGCACTCAAAGCCGGTTACTTCTCACTGCATTTCCAGCCAAAATTCCGTGGTAGCAATAGCGAGCTAGTCGGTGCCGAGGCGCTACTCCGTCTGCACCATCCAGAACTTGGATTTTTGTCACCAATGGGGTTTATCCCGATCGCTGAACGTTCCGGACAAATCGTCCCAATAGGATATTGGGTGGTACGTGAAACTTGTCAACAACTACGCCGCTGGAAGGAAGCCGGTTTGCCAGCAATCAAGGTGGCAATCAATTTATCTCCCCGACAACTAGAACAGCCGGATCTGATCACGATGATGCTGGATATTGTCCAATCTGAGCAAATCCCATGTGAACAGATTATGTTTGAAATCACGGAAACCGCGGCGATGCAGGATGCACTTAAAACAACTGATATGATCCGTAAGTTCCAGGAAAACAACTTCGAGATTGCCATCGACGATTTCGGGACAGGTTATTCGAGCCTTGCCTACTTACAACGCTTCCGTGCCAAACAACTGAAAATAGATCGTTTTTTTATCAGTGGTATGGATAAGTGCGGGCCTGAAGGCAGTGTTATCGTTTCTGCAATAATTAAACTTGCCCATACACTCGGAATGGATGTGGTGGCTGAGGGTGTTGAGACCGATTCGCAACTCAAGAAATTAAAAAGCATGATGTGTGATGAAGTACAGGGATTCCTACTGGGCAAGCCTGTAACAGCAGACAAATTTAGCGAATTGCTGCATCAGCATACAGCCCATAATTTAACCAGGTTCCGGGAAAGCCAGGTAAGCGCTCGATGAATTCGGTACTATCAAAATACACATTTTTATCCCATGCACTTACTCAATGCTTCAGCAACCCCTTCGGTATTAACAGTCGTTGCGCGCACTACGCCGAAGACAATCTACTTTTTTCATACATCCGTACCGCCTGCTCCCTGAATTCCAGCGCATACACTGCCCCCGACATTTATTCCATTTCTATCCCCTCTTCTCTTTCCGTATTTTGGCATCAAGCGTAAGTGAAAGGATCTGCTGTTGATCGTGTTTGCTACTTCGTAGCTGATCATTATGGTAGCTAGCACCGCCTGACTCATGGCCTACCTGAATCACCTGAAGTGACCCTTTCTTAGGCTGATGTTTTCGATTCATTCAGCATATGCAGACGTTTAACCTGAATACGATCTATTTGATCGCGCATTTGTGCCACATCATAGGCCAGCTGCATTTTGAGCCAATGTTCCGGTGTTCCGCCAAAAGCCTTTGAAACACGAATAGCCATTTCTGGCGATACAGATGCTTTTTCGTTTATAACTCTGGAAAGGGTTGTTCGCACTACACCCAAAGCTTCTGCGGCATCGGTAACACTCAGCCCTAAAGCCTCTATACAATCATGTTTAATAATTTTCCCCGGATGTATCGGATTCTTCATAACCATATTTTTTACCTCCTAATGATAATCTACCAAATCAACATCATAGGACACGCCATCTTCAAATCTGAAAATAATCCTGTGGTTTCTAGACATGGTAACGCTATAGAAGCCGCGTTTATTTCCCGTCAAAGCATGCAGCCCATAACCGGGTATATCAATATCTTCTAGACAACTCGCTTCATCCAAAACAGATAAGAAGCGTTCGGCTTTATCTGCAATATCGGGGCGTAATTTGCTTTTATCGCCTGCCTGATAAAGACGCTTCAAGCCACGATGCTTAAAATTGTCAATCATATCGTACCGTATCGCGTATCGCTTCGCGCGTCAAGCTCTTGTTGTATATATTTGCTACTTTCCTGATTTCTACTTTACGAATATTTGCGACAGAGTCCAATACAGATACTGCTCGTGGTTTGGTTCTTTTGTTTTTCTTTTGGCGTAAATTTTTTTGAATTTTTAAGCGTAAATTACTACTAAGAGTTGTCTTATTAATGATTTAAGTTTTTTTAGTGGAATATAAAATATTTCTAAAGTAGATAAGTTCTGTGCCGATATAGGTTATGGATTGTTTTTTGTAATTGTGAGCGTAGCGATCAATAAAATGTTTTTGGTTTGAATGAATTGGTATTTTCATACGAAGGTAAACATTTCTTCTTGTTATAAAAAACTATCTGATTAATGTCCGACACTTAATATTTGAGCTAACCGACACTTAATTTTAATTATGCAAAGTTATGCACAATGCGGCTATTTTTCAGCGGCTATTTAAGCTAGAAAAGAGAGAGTTTTTCTTTTGGAAGGAATGAATGGCCTCATGAGGGGAGGTTAAGCCCATAAAAGGAGACCATTAGTACTAATTGGTGTTGCTAGTAATTTTTAGGAAACGGGGTATCCTAAAGCAGCAGTTTTTCAGCCTCTTCGAAACATTTATCTCTGTCCCAGTCCATATTCTTTTCTTTCAGCTCGGCGGCTTTTAACTGTAGCCGCTTTCGATATTCTATGTCGGGTGGGGCAGTGGTTTTATTTTTGGTATGATTATTTTGTTTTTGACTGACCTTACTGGCCTTTTTATAGGCTGATTTTAAAGAGAGGGTATTTCTGGCTTGACTGGTTCGGGTAACTAACTTTTCTGCCCAGTCTTTTATTTTATCCTTTAGACGTTTACTGGCTTTGCAGCGCTCTTTTTTCAGCATTTCAGCAAGACCGAGAAGTCCAAACAAATCTTTTGTAATTGTCTTAACAGCTGCCAATCCTTTCCATGACCCGTCGGGTTGTTGTTCGCGTGGCTGTGACACAGTGACAATGCAAGCGATCTTGAGATCATGAATCGCACGCTCTATTCGCCTGGCTTTCATCCCCGTATCAAGCGCAATGTACTCAAGCGTATAGTTTAAAAATCCATCCGGAGTAGGATTTCCGACTCTTAAACTAACCAAATCTACACGTTTTAACAGCGCTTTAAGCAAGAGTACGCAAGATTCGCGGCGTTCACTACGTTGTTTACGCGTGCTGCCATTTGCGAAGTTCAGGGAAGGAATTAATTTTGGTCGAATGAAATATGCATCGAGGCGTTCCATACATAACGTGAGTATGCGGGGAATACCACCTTTACCTACCAGCGCAGGCTTAACAAGTGTTAATACCGGTTCTACTGGATTATGGCCGCAGTAGTTGCCACCACCGTTAATTCTTTTTGTGAATTTTCTCGGTATCAAAATTATTCCTAGTATCTTTTTTCACTAGGAATAATTGAGTTGTGATTAAACTTTTTTGTGATTTAGTAGAAAATCTTGTTGCTAAACCCAAAGTTTTGTTATAATGCATCAACACACTGTTTCCTAGTTTCTAACTGCTTGGCGTGGAAAGAACTTAACTGTGTGACCCGGCCTCCCAGCCGGGTTTTTCTTTTCTGCTTCAGTTAAGTTCAAAAACAAGTGAATCTTCCTGACTTCACTTTTTATTTTTCTTTTTTAATTTAAAAATTAGAAATTAGAAAAATACTATCCCAACGTACTATACATTGTTTTTCCGCACTACTTATAATTTAATTGCTTTACTGAGCTTTTCTGATATCTCAGTCGTAGTAGCTTTATTATTTTCGTACTTGATATTCATCAACCGACCTGTTTCTGGCATTTTGTCAAAACAACTCAGAATGTGCTTAATGTATTGTGATTCTTTTTTTTGGTAAAGCACATTATCTTTTTTATCAATATGAACGACTTCCCCAATATTATCTTTTGATGTATTGGCATCTACTGCATTGTACAAATTATATATACCAGGGTTTATTCCATGAGCTTTCTTAACTTTTTCTGTTTTCCATTCTCCGCTCATGTCGTTCTGAACTAATTTCTGTCCATTCATGACGATTAA
Above is a window of Nitrosomonas sp. DNA encoding:
- a CDS encoding toxin HicA, coding for MTQTEKLLESIKANPKNVRFSDLVKICNQYFGKPRQQGTSHIIYKIPWKGDPRINIQKDKDGKAKPYQVMQVIAAINKLKGGKKW
- a CDS encoding type II toxin-antitoxin system HicB family antitoxin, with the translated sequence MVNYEHYTYRVLWSEDDKEYVGLCAEFPSLSHLDKNHIDAMQGILNLIKDVVTDMQTNGETIPVPLSEKHFSGKFQVRIPPEQHRNLAVIASEQGVSLNRYISAKLSE
- a CDS encoding IS5 family transposase, with the protein product MPRLMLSDEFWSKLEKILLQEAIYNKRNLRMTIEGMLYRMRVGCPWRDLPKAFGCWNSVYKRFNAWSLSNKWSRLFKALIIDPDWEWGFIDGSYVKAHQHSAGAVGKKLQAIGKSRAGNTTKIHLVVDSYGLPVEFEITGGEVNDCSAAPDLIARLPDAETIVADKGYDSDCIREQITKKGARPVIPRKRNSLKGNADMDWGLYKYRHLVENAFARLKQYRAVATRYDKLKRNYESMVAMACGYLWLSM
- a CDS encoding TetR/AcrR family transcriptional regulator → MPSSTRESLMQTAESLLRSKGYSAFSYADLAKTIGIRKASIHYHFPSKEDLGVAVVQAYVERVALAFDEIERVHSFVGDRLVAFAKWFMASAKEGRLPLCGALAAEMAVLPERLQELTRYFFQLQLQWLQKLLDEGLTSQQIQRGTDTKACSRQILSLLEGASFVDWTLGDHTSFDARVLCRIAGVTDDSQALH
- a CDS encoding OsmC family protein yields the protein MTSSLNGINVAALTQFAEGIRQNPSNAEAKFEVHTRWDGQTRSVATVKSYGLRGQSHARDFTIVADEPPELLGENSAPNPQELLMAALNACMTVGYVATAAGMGVTVRSLEIDTTGALDLRGFLGLDNGVNPGYDEIQYTVHIDADGTAEQMEKIHQEVMRTSPNFANFARAIRMVPKLVVNGK
- a CDS encoding IS5 family transposase, whose protein sequence is MSFADAEYANKGKVTRREKFLDQLDGLLPWQAMIDVIEPHYAPGNGRGRKPFALELMLRAHVAQIIYNYSDPGMEDALYEIESLRRFCGIRLEAVPDESTILQFRHLLEKHGLMDQIFQVINQTLGERGLFLKAGTIVDASLIAAPTSTKNKSRSRDPEMHSSKKGNQWFFGSKFHIGVDHETGLVHTLKVTSGHVSDVAEAAALLHGEEQFVHGDAGYQGLDKRPEMPAENPPVCVITMRPGKLARLTKDDSGAAQLLRGAARELAKRRAKVEHVFRDIKIRFGYAKNRYRGLAKNAARLTFLTAIANVIRGDAYERRCLVASEI
- a CDS encoding HigA family addiction module antidote protein; the encoded protein is MVMKNPIHPGKIIKHDCIEALGLSVTDAAEALGVVRTTLSRVINEKASVSPEMAIRVSKAFGGTPEHWLKMQLAYDVAQMRDQIDRIQVKRLHMLNESKTSA
- a CDS encoding type II toxin-antitoxin system RelE/ParE family toxin, which codes for MIDNFKHRGLKRLYQAGDKSKLRPDIADKAERFLSVLDEASCLEDIDIPGYGLHALTGNKRGFYSVTMSRNHRIIFRFEDGVSYDVDLVDYH
- a CDS encoding conjugal transfer protein TraO, producing the protein MNGQKLVQNDMSGEWKTEKVKKAHGINPGIYNLYNAVDANTSKDNIGEVVHIDKKDNVLYQKKESQYIKHILSCFDKMPETGRLMNIKYENNKATTTEISEKLSKAIKL